The Erythrobacter sp. genome segment ATCGGCCTAGGGAACAGCCTTGGTATCGAAACTGTGGGCGAAGGTATCGAGACCAACGAGCAGGCCGCATTCATGCGGACGCATGGTTGCGACGTGGGCCAAGGGTACCTTTTCAGCCCTGCAGAACCCCGCGCAAGAGTTCCCCTCCTCGTTTCGCAGTTTGCGAAAAGGGCAGCCGCATGATCTTACCGTTTCCCACTGCCGAACGACGCACGGAAAAGGAGGATTGCATAGCACTTACATCGCTCCTGTATGTCAGCAAAAGCACCATCCCTTCGGCCGAAGCAGAGGAAGAGATTGCCCGGATTGTCGCCACGGCTCACGCGCGAAATCCTGGCTCCGGGGTAACGGGAGCCCTGCTATTTGCGGGCGAGCATTTTGCGCAAGTTCTCGAAGGCAGCAAGGGTACTGTCGATCGACTGATGGTGAACATCGACCGCGATCCGAGACACGCACAGGTCGCGATAGTCGATCAAATGCCGATCAAAGAACGGCGCTTTCCCGATTGGAGCCTAGCCTACTTTGGCCCCAGCCAATTCGTGTCCAGACACGTCACCCGGTTGCTCGGAGATCCGACACCCGGAGATCACCGGCGTGCCTCGCGATGGCTC includes the following:
- a CDS encoding BLUF domain-containing protein yields the protein MILPFPTAERRTEKEDCIALTSLLYVSKSTIPSAEAEEEIARIVATAHARNPGSGVTGALLFAGEHFAQVLEGSKGTVDRLMVNIDRDPRHAQVAIVDQMPIKERRFPDWSLAYFGPSQFVSRHVTRLLGDPTPGDHRRASRWLNELLREFAGSR